One window from the genome of Streptomyces spororaveus encodes:
- the lexA gene encoding transcriptional repressor LexA yields the protein MHVIESEARPGRPPGVTRPGPDGLTARQAAIVAFIEQTVARKGYPPSMREIGEGVRLRSTSSVAHQLMALERKGFLYRDPHRPRAYRVRSDQHADIPDAPAGMTPEAVQVPLVGRIAAGTPILAEEFVEDVLPMPRHLVGEGQLFALTVVGDSMIEAAICDGDIVTVRKADSADHGDIVAAMLDGEATVKRLRRENGRVWLMPHNAAHQPIPGDDAVILGKVVAVLRAL from the coding sequence ATGCACGTCATCGAATCCGAAGCCCGCCCCGGGCGTCCGCCCGGTGTCACCCGCCCGGGCCCGGACGGACTCACCGCCCGCCAGGCGGCCATCGTCGCCTTCATCGAGCAGACCGTCGCCCGCAAGGGCTACCCGCCCTCGATGCGGGAGATCGGCGAAGGCGTCCGCCTGCGCAGCACCTCCTCCGTCGCACACCAGCTGATGGCCCTGGAGCGCAAAGGCTTCCTCTACCGGGACCCGCACCGTCCCCGTGCCTACCGCGTCCGCAGTGACCAGCACGCCGACATCCCAGACGCCCCGGCCGGCATGACGCCGGAGGCTGTCCAGGTCCCGCTCGTCGGCCGCATCGCGGCCGGGACGCCGATCCTCGCCGAGGAGTTCGTCGAAGACGTCCTGCCGATGCCGCGGCACCTGGTCGGCGAAGGCCAGCTGTTCGCGTTGACGGTGGTCGGCGACAGCATGATCGAGGCCGCCATCTGCGACGGCGACATCGTCACCGTGAGGAAGGCCGACAGCGCGGACCACGGCGACATCGTCGCCGCCATGCTGGACGGCGAAGCCACCGTCAAGCGCCTGCGCCGCGAGAACGGCCGGGTCTGGCTCATGCCGCACAACGCGGCCCATCAGCCGATCCCCGGCGACGACGCCGTTATCCTCGGCAAGGTAGTCGCCGTCCTGCGCGCGCTCTAA
- a CDS encoding toll/interleukin-1 receptor domain-containing protein, with protein sequence MPERTYRRDAFISYSHQQDVPLAQALQRGLQRLGRPWTRRPTVSVFRDTTSLAASSDLGGAILKELGRSEYFIYVASPAAARSRWVGEEITFWIRNRPMDRFLIAVSDGTIAWDRRANDFDWSRTTCLPDSMRRAFAREPLWVDLTGVRLAARYSLRDAPFRDAVATLLAPLRGLTKDAVESEDLRQRRTAVRMLRGAVAALSLLLATSLAAGGLAWQQRNEAVTRARISASQALAARALEEAPVNPAKAASFALYADQAGHTGESDRALAQAVVANEYTARHVQGGAEGVNVHRGPNHGPMTRVAVSRDGGVLAYYSDYNAEADKLDYPPTSQRYIHLYDLRVGKPLPSLPTKGWPDHGLADLRLSSDGGTLVVENYDNQLEVWDVRQARLTRQLVAKNGYLFSAIEGVTTALSGDGHWLAAVYHSSREGEGELLDVWDLTSGTPVVSGESLGTTVGAAISFDGSGRLSLMTPATGQIRTLTPQSRSWSTRTLPGFRAKDYTTVVSASGDRALTTGSDSGQEELWDLTQGRRLATGAPRTAWTSLLLPDNSELIVGADGPTLSLYDSRLRKKRTLGSFSRDVTSVAASGDGTWVAAASIDGSISLFGRTSRSGHTVPNGDGLTAAEITSAGRLGTRRMKDGGTEIWTVDDPTKGPRKLGRIPLEFTETGYDLAATGDGTRVALTYRGELSVWDPRTGSRISASRYGTENWVVPSALSFLGDDFHVVLAAEHDVLVIDVRSGEITQRLTGSSIAISVDRKSLVTLTFGRLHDEPDKIAVWRWSGNGRVEQVGNGATVENEGSLMVSNDGSKVALVDEDRRVSIIDVATGRTVTTAGAEQPLANYVVFSADSLHVAQVSGDGAQSALQIWDASTGDPLALWPLDLAEPTDPTTKDAPHIVSSSGGGVLVYAPDGTLLHRVIESAPWREALCALTPGSLPAKEYDRYLKDIGVSAPCRG encoded by the coding sequence ATGCCCGAACGCACGTACAGACGCGACGCCTTCATCTCGTACAGCCACCAGCAGGACGTCCCGCTCGCCCAGGCCCTCCAGCGGGGTCTGCAGAGGCTCGGCCGGCCCTGGACCCGGCGCCCGACGGTGAGCGTGTTCCGCGACACGACCAGCCTCGCGGCGAGCAGCGATCTCGGCGGCGCGATCCTCAAGGAACTCGGCCGGTCCGAGTACTTCATCTACGTCGCCTCTCCGGCTGCCGCACGCTCGCGCTGGGTCGGCGAGGAGATCACATTCTGGATCCGGAACCGCCCGATGGACCGCTTCCTCATCGCGGTCAGCGACGGCACGATCGCCTGGGACCGCCGCGCCAACGACTTCGACTGGAGCCGGACGACCTGCCTCCCCGACTCCATGCGGCGCGCGTTCGCGCGGGAGCCGCTCTGGGTGGACCTCACGGGGGTCCGCCTCGCCGCCCGGTACTCCTTACGCGACGCACCCTTCCGCGACGCCGTCGCCACGCTCCTCGCCCCGCTGCGCGGCCTGACCAAGGACGCGGTCGAGAGCGAGGACCTCCGCCAGCGCCGCACCGCGGTCCGGATGCTCAGGGGGGCCGTCGCCGCCCTGTCCCTGCTGCTGGCCACCTCCCTGGCCGCTGGGGGCCTGGCCTGGCAGCAGCGCAACGAGGCCGTCACACGCGCCCGCATCTCCGCCTCCCAGGCCCTCGCCGCCCGCGCCCTGGAGGAGGCACCCGTCAACCCGGCCAAGGCCGCCTCGTTCGCCCTGTACGCCGACCAGGCCGGACACACGGGCGAGTCCGACCGGGCCCTGGCCCAGGCGGTCGTGGCGAACGAGTACACGGCCCGGCACGTCCAGGGCGGGGCGGAGGGGGTGAACGTTCACCGCGGCCCCAACCACGGGCCCATGACACGGGTGGCGGTGAGCCGGGACGGGGGCGTACTGGCCTACTACTCGGACTACAACGCTGAGGCAGACAAGCTCGATTACCCGCCGACCTCGCAGCGCTACATCCACCTCTACGACCTCCGCGTCGGCAAGCCACTGCCCTCCCTCCCCACCAAGGGCTGGCCGGACCACGGCCTTGCGGATCTCCGGCTCAGCTCGGACGGCGGCACGCTGGTCGTGGAGAACTACGACAACCAGCTCGAAGTGTGGGACGTACGGCAAGCCCGCCTGACCCGGCAGCTGGTCGCGAAAAATGGATACCTGTTCAGCGCCATCGAGGGCGTCACGACAGCCCTGTCCGGGGACGGACACTGGCTGGCCGCCGTCTACCACTCCTCCCGCGAGGGAGAAGGAGAACTCCTCGACGTCTGGGACCTGACGAGCGGGACGCCAGTGGTGAGCGGCGAATCCCTCGGCACCACCGTCGGGGCCGCCATCTCCTTCGACGGCTCGGGCCGACTGTCCCTCATGACCCCGGCAACCGGCCAGATCCGCACCCTCACCCCACAGTCCCGTTCCTGGAGCACGCGCACCCTGCCCGGCTTCCGCGCCAAGGACTACACCACCGTGGTTTCGGCGTCCGGTGACCGTGCCCTGACCACCGGGTCGGACTCGGGCCAGGAGGAGCTGTGGGACCTGACCCAGGGCCGGCGCCTCGCCACCGGTGCTCCTCGCACCGCCTGGACCTCCCTGCTCCTCCCTGACAACTCCGAGCTGATCGTGGGCGCCGACGGGCCGACCCTGTCGCTCTACGACTCCCGCCTGCGCAAGAAGCGCACCCTGGGCTCCTTCAGCCGGGATGTCACCAGCGTCGCCGCGTCGGGCGACGGCACATGGGTTGCGGCGGCTTCGATCGACGGGTCCATCAGCCTCTTCGGCCGGACGAGCCGCAGCGGGCACACAGTGCCCAACGGAGACGGACTGACAGCCGCTGAAATCACCTCCGCCGGCCGGCTCGGCACCCGGCGCATGAAGGACGGCGGCACCGAGATCTGGACGGTTGACGATCCGACGAAAGGCCCCCGGAAGCTCGGGCGGATACCCCTGGAGTTCACGGAAACCGGGTACGACCTAGCCGCCACCGGCGACGGCACCCGCGTGGCACTGACATACCGAGGCGAGCTCTCAGTGTGGGACCCCCGCACGGGGAGCCGTATCTCGGCGTCGCGGTACGGCACCGAGAACTGGGTGGTTCCGTCCGCCCTCTCCTTCCTGGGCGACGACTTCCACGTCGTACTCGCGGCAGAGCACGACGTGTTGGTGATTGACGTCCGGTCCGGGGAAATCACGCAGCGCCTCACCGGCAGCAGCATCGCGATCAGCGTGGACCGCAAATCGCTGGTCACGCTGACCTTTGGCCGCCTGCACGACGAACCCGACAAGATCGCCGTATGGCGCTGGTCGGGAAACGGACGGGTCGAGCAGGTAGGGAACGGAGCGACGGTCGAGAACGAGGGCAGCCTCATGGTCAGCAACGACGGGTCAAAGGTGGCCCTCGTGGACGAGGACCGGCGCGTCTCGATCATCGACGTGGCCACGGGCCGGACGGTCACCACGGCGGGGGCGGAGCAGCCGCTGGCAAACTACGTCGTCTTCAGTGCCGATTCCCTCCATGTGGCCCAGGTCTCCGGTGACGGCGCACAGAGCGCCCTTCAGATCTGGGACGCCTCGACGGGTGACCCGCTGGCCCTCTGGCCACTCGACCTGGCGGAGCCGACCGACCCCACGACCAAGGACGCCCCGCACATCGTTTCGAGCAGCGGCGGCGGTGTCCTCGTCTACGCCCCCGACGGCACCCTCCTCCACCGCGTCATCGAGAGCGCCCCTTGGCGTGAAGCCCTATGCGCCCTGACTCCGGGCTCGTTGCCGGCGAAGGAGTACGACCGCTACCTCAAGGACATCGGCGTCAGCGCCCCCTGCCGCGGCTGA
- the ku gene encoding non-homologous end joining protein Ku: MGSVNTTLPVGLYTATDSHTIHFHQLQRGTADRIRNRRVNERTGDEVGLADIVKGYDTGGEYVIVEAKELDEIAPGRSRSIDVAGFVDLDTIDPVFFDKTYFLGPRGAQYGKVYALLERALAESNKAGIATFVMRGREYLVALKAEEAEGLLTIHTLHWADELRDPHAEVPDLPGKVEATAAEVKMAMQLIDALAMEWEPESFHDSFREKVEALVKAKAAGETVEKAEPAAQPTGAVDLMEALRASVERARSPKDTGDKAASPGTRAAGGKKAPAAKKRARSGPAHKGRELMSLTKAELYEKAAAAGIPGRSSMNHDQLADALSHTGRRRKA; the protein is encoded by the coding sequence ATTGGTTCAGTCAACACCACCCTTCCCGTGGGCCTGTATACGGCGACGGACAGCCACACGATCCACTTCCACCAGCTCCAGCGCGGGACAGCGGACCGGATCCGGAACCGGCGCGTGAACGAGCGCACAGGCGACGAAGTGGGCCTCGCGGACATCGTTAAGGGCTACGACACCGGTGGCGAGTACGTGATCGTCGAGGCGAAGGAGCTCGACGAGATCGCTCCCGGCCGGTCCCGGTCGATCGACGTCGCCGGGTTCGTCGACCTGGACACGATCGACCCGGTCTTCTTCGACAAGACGTACTTCCTGGGGCCTCGGGGAGCCCAGTACGGGAAGGTCTATGCCCTGCTGGAGCGCGCCCTGGCCGAGTCGAACAAGGCGGGCATCGCCACGTTCGTGATGCGCGGGCGGGAGTACCTGGTCGCGCTGAAAGCTGAGGAGGCGGAGGGCCTGCTCACGATCCACACCCTTCACTGGGCCGACGAGCTGCGCGATCCGCACGCCGAGGTGCCCGACCTGCCGGGGAAGGTCGAGGCGACGGCGGCTGAGGTGAAGATGGCCATGCAGCTGATCGATGCCTTGGCCATGGAGTGGGAGCCGGAGTCGTTCCACGACTCCTTCCGCGAGAAGGTCGAGGCCCTGGTGAAGGCGAAGGCGGCCGGGGAGACGGTGGAGAAGGCCGAACCGGCGGCGCAGCCGACCGGCGCCGTCGACCTCATGGAGGCCCTGCGCGCCAGCGTCGAGCGGGCCAGGAGTCCCAAGGACACCGGCGACAAGGCCGCCTCCCCCGGCACCCGGGCGGCCGGCGGAAAGAAGGCGCCGGCCGCGAAGAAGCGGGCGCGCTCCGGGCCGGCGCACAAGGGACGGGAGCTGATGTCGCTGACCAAGGCCGAGCTGTACGAGAAGGCGGCCGCGGCCGGCATCCCGGGTCGCTCGTCCATGAACCACGACCAGCTCGCCGACGCCCTCTCCCACACCGGACGCCGCCGCAAGGCCTGA
- a CDS encoding helix-turn-helix domain-containing protein, with product MSETPYGFDAAKLRVARTAAGTSVARIARATGVSERAVSLYLAGTRTPRPEILMQLAKAVGTDPAALCTVEHETLAHLRIFTGRSRSAMARQLGMAEETYRQMETTGQRGRLARSRYDDHEDRWIAWQEWASPLFGVTAERLDAAEQHTREQHLAERERRWQRLRLAAPDRAVRIEDLGRAGRRLRRR from the coding sequence GTGAGCGAGACCCCGTACGGCTTCGACGCGGCGAAGCTCCGCGTAGCACGGACCGCCGCCGGAACCTCTGTTGCCCGGATCGCCAGGGCAACCGGGGTGAGCGAACGCGCCGTGAGCCTCTACCTGGCTGGCACCCGCACCCCGCGCCCAGAAATTCTGATGCAGCTCGCGAAGGCCGTTGGCACTGACCCAGCCGCGCTGTGCACCGTCGAGCACGAGACGCTCGCGCACCTGCGAATCTTCACCGGCCGCAGTCGGTCCGCCATGGCCCGACAGCTCGGTATGGCCGAGGAGACCTACCGCCAGATGGAGACCACCGGCCAACGCGGCCGACTCGCCCGCAGCCGCTACGACGACCACGAAGACCGCTGGATCGCCTGGCAGGAGTGGGCATCGCCGTTGTTCGGCGTCACCGCCGAACGCCTCGACGCTGCCGAACAGCACACCCGCGAGCAACACCTCGCCGAACGCGAACGCCGGTGGCAGCGTCTACGCCTAGCCGCCCCCGACCGCGCCGTCCGGATCGAGGACCTAGGTCGGGCGGGACGACGCCTCCGGCGGCGGTGA
- a CDS encoding DUF6192 family protein encodes MATLTLPPGYTKAEWEAIVRKGRKLIKQNSSIQFALGDLVIDALAGHPRGHGEVAQVIELLAHQIGINAGTLRTHYEIASQWPEEKRREDVCYSVHRELAYVRSRFILIRKDPFDPISKENRWTVNEAQKVANRAFDTPSNKDERLARTRRLLHSDEDAAEVVKEMITRPEVRSRVVADRRSRNLLREAQYEHWQQVDHEIEAEAELAPTEDAEEVEEVAEETAAPAVDYKEAPLEILRLIGSFASFFVSMQRIIPEVHAQDYNEETKAAVLDNVHKARMLLDWCESAIKTGRTDMDKALASLLEDEEGE; translated from the coding sequence GTGGCAACCCTGACTCTTCCTCCTGGTTACACGAAGGCCGAATGGGAGGCGATCGTCCGCAAGGGTCGGAAGCTGATCAAGCAGAACTCCAGCATCCAGTTCGCGCTGGGCGATCTCGTGATCGATGCCCTGGCCGGTCATCCACGTGGACACGGCGAGGTGGCGCAGGTCATCGAACTCCTCGCCCACCAGATCGGCATCAACGCGGGCACTCTCCGAACCCACTACGAGATTGCATCGCAGTGGCCCGAAGAGAAGCGCCGCGAGGACGTCTGTTATTCCGTCCACAGGGAGCTTGCCTATGTTCGAAGCCGCTTCATCCTCATCAGGAAGGATCCGTTCGACCCCATCTCGAAGGAGAACCGCTGGACCGTGAACGAGGCGCAGAAGGTCGCAAACCGCGCCTTTGACACGCCCAGCAACAAGGACGAACGGCTGGCCCGGACCCGACGGCTCCTGCACAGCGATGAGGACGCAGCCGAGGTCGTCAAGGAGATGATCACACGGCCGGAGGTTCGAAGCCGGGTGGTCGCCGATCGGCGCTCGCGAAATCTGTTGCGTGAGGCCCAGTACGAACACTGGCAGCAGGTCGATCACGAGATTGAGGCCGAGGCTGAGCTCGCCCCCACGGAGGATGCTGAAGAGGTCGAGGAGGTTGCCGAGGAAACAGCAGCCCCGGCGGTCGACTACAAGGAGGCGCCCCTGGAGATTCTTCGGCTGATCGGGAGCTTCGCATCGTTCTTCGTCTCCATGCAGCGGATCATCCCCGAGGTCCACGCCCAGGACTACAACGAGGAGACGAAGGCAGCAGTACTCGACAACGTCCACAAGGCGCGCATGCTCCTCGACTGGTGCGAGAGCGCCATCAAGACAGGCCGGACCGACATGGACAAGGCGCTGGCGAGCCTGCTGGAGGACGAAGAAGGAGAGTAA